The window ATTATATTTTTTCAAAATATGAACAACAAAATAGAACTTATTATGTTGCTGTATATTATATAATAGCTATTTCTGTATTAGTTTTTTGGGTAATAATATCATTTAATAACTTCAGAATTGTAAAAGATGGTCTTGGAGCTGCTCTTGATAGAGCTTTTTTATTTCCAACAATACTTATATACACTCCTTTTTTCTTATATACATTAATTGCAACTCATTTATATTTTTTAAGCATTATTAGTAAACAAGAAAAACAATTTTTAAAACAAGAATCGTTATCAAATCAACTCAATTATCAGCAATTAAAAAACCAATTAAGCCCACATTTTTTGTTTAATAATATTAATGTTTTAACCAGTTTGATTGAGGAAAATCCTAAAAAAGCAGTTTCATTTTCAGAAAAACTATCTAATATTTACAGATACTTTTTAGAACAAGAAAAACAAGATGTGGTTTTGTTGAATGATGAAATTAATTTTGCAAAAGATTATCTACACTTATTAAAAAATAGATTTGAAAGTGGATTAAATTTTTCTTTTGATGTAAATCTAAGTGCCGAAAAATATATTGTTAGCACAACGTTGCAGCAAGTTTTAGAAAATGTTGTAAAGCATAATGAAGTAAGCCAAAACAATCCAGTTGATATTTTAATTTCTAAAAAAGATGATTATTTAGAAATTACCAACAATAAAAACAAAAAAGTTACTTTAGAAACTACTTCTAAAAAAGGTATAGAAAATATTAAAAAACGCTATTCTTTTTTTACTGAAAAACAACTTATAATTAAAGAAGATGATAGAAACTTTACAATTAATTTACCACTATTAGAAAAATGAAAGTTTTAATTATAGAAGACGAGTTGCCTTCAGCAAGAAGATTAGAACGTATGTTAGCTAATTTTAATGTGGAGGTTTTAGCTACAACTGTCTCCATAAAAGAGTCAGTAACATGGTTGCAAACTAATAC of the Tenacibaculum todarodis genome contains:
- a CDS encoding sensor histidine kinase, encoding MKKIVSSLKKSLLFVLVMHLLLFTVLSLTNDLNRENLKAVPLIFSLFFIPSFLSFLTFNEEKTKISDILKPSILSFFLLYLFSIVFFRVLNNGNDYSFFEFPIIFIGLIAIFVFIIFTIAQRIQVNSKRIRYYNFKELKYSFLKLFLISLSGVILYTLMMVASQFYFNQVIMLLYKFLPIGFISSLISIHFFNYIFSKYEQQNRTYYVAVYYIIAISVLVFWVIISFNNFRIVKDGLGAALDRAFLFPTILIYTPFFLYTLIATHLYFLSIISKQEKQFLKQESLSNQLNYQQLKNQLSPHFLFNNINVLTSLIEENPKKAVSFSEKLSNIYRYFLEQEKQDVVLLNDEINFAKDYLHLLKNRFESGLNFSFDVNLSAEKYIVSTTLQQVLENVVKHNEVSQNNPVDILISKKDDYLEITNNKNKKVTLETTSKKGIENIKKRYSFFTEKQLIIKEDDRNFTINLPLLEK